GAGCTTGGGGAAGTATCCCTCGAGCGCGTCacacgcctcctccttggcctccttggccaagtcaaacgcCTCGAACGGGAAGTTGGGGAAATCAAAGAAGCAGGGATCAAAACCCGCACCAACGTCGAAAATATATCCCAAGccgtcgatgttgtcaaggatgggcttagaagcctccagctccacgGGCCACGGACCCCAGAGGACACAAAACCCCCGgtcgtggaagcaacgccacgccccctatcAAAAGTTGACCCTATTGGATCGACTAGTTGGGTCTCATTCTGGCCCGAATCATCCAAGGGGCTCCCtacctttgcccagcccacTCCGGtccaagcagtgcccccgcaagtcccatctcccctccatctccgcgtctccaatcccccatcggagcacctgcccctccacctccggctccagtcgccgcctatcccgctccggtcaaggttgaccaccccaacgcctacacaggcaaaatagggagcaaagcaaagcagtggctgacccGGATGTTagcctggacccgcctcaactcccgcatgttccccacggacCAAGAGGTCTTATCATTCCTtctcatgaacatgaaggattccgcgggagcatgggcccatccacaccttgaccagcttgggtcacaccaAGCCATTATCCAAACGGTCAAAGGGTTCAAACTGgagttcctggcagcatttggtgaccctgatgccacaagggccgccaagCGGAAGATAACCTCCCTTACCcaatccggcacatgcgcggattacattacaaagttcagaaccttagccatggaactggactggaacgacgcggccctccgaggccagtttgcccgcggcctccactgggaggtcagccgccaaattgccACCCGCGAGCACCAACCCCGCACCCTCCtcgagctgcaaaacgcagcactcgtcatcgataacgctctccgcaaagagcgagctagccacccaccaagggataataagtctagcagaccatccaacccgcaagggggacaagtaccggccaagcCATAACCGGTTCGAAGAAACTCTCCgacaaccccaactttgtgtcggaagaagaacgcaattgccgccgcgccgcaggcgcctgtatcaagtgcggcaaaatgggtcacaagttcgcggaatgccgcacgggctggaaagccacccctattgaggataaggggaaggctaaggaagccgccaagattggcaaagactccgagtaccaatcgggaaaagagtaagggtctctgctgccgcgcgcaagaaCCCTATGGACACTAGTAACAGTTGTATAGAGATTTGTCATGTATCTACAGTATTGAAATTATcacccctcttcacaatCCCTATACAACCAAAGCAAGCG
This genomic interval from Rhizoctonia solani chromosome 11, complete sequence contains the following:
- a CDS encoding Retrotransposable element Tf2 protein, with the translated sequence MLLECSDILPEWTYRSELNPEHVHEALMRLLLVEIVRIDKEKSDIPLVIGGRPVPPPPGDLGPFLPSAAPVELGEVSLERVTRLLLGLLGQVKRLEREVGEIKEAGIKTRTNVENISQAVDVVKDGLRSLQLHGPRTPEDTKPPVVEATPRPLSKVDPIGSTTHSGPSSAPASPISPPSPRLQSPIGAPAPPPPAPVAAYPAPVKVDHPNAYTGKIGSKAKQWLTRMLAWTRLNSRMFPTDQEVLSFLLMNMKDSAGAWAHPHLDQLGSHQAIIQTVKGFKLEFLAAFGDPDATRAAKRKITSLTQSGTCADYITKFRTLAMELDWNDAALRGQFARGLHWEVSRQIATREHQPRTLLELQNAALVIDNALRKERASHPPRDNKSSRPSNPQGGQKLSDNPNFVSEEERNCRRAAGACIKCGKMGHKFAECRTGWKATPIEDKGKAKEAAKIGKDSEYQSGKE